The Bradyrhizobium sp. CCGB01 genome segment CCGCTATCTCTATGACATCCGCGATGCCGAGGGCCGCTTGCTGTTTTCGTCCCGCCGCAAGACGGGCGCCGCCGCAGCCGCGCCGCCGCCGCTGTCCGAGACGATTTCCGGCGCAGGCGTCACCCGGATCATCGACGGCAAGATCATTCGCATCCGCGTCGCCGAGGACCTCGCGCACCGCGACGTCATCATCGACGACATCATCTCGAACTTCTTCCGGCGCGTCGGGTGGATCACCATTCCGATCCTGCTGGTCCTGCTCGCCACCGACATCATCATCTTCCGCCGCGCGATCGCGCCGCTGTGGAAGGCCTCCGAGGAGGCCAGCAATATCGGTCCGGCGCGCACCGACATCCGCCTGCCGACGGAGCAGATCCCGCGCGAGATCATGCCCCTGGTTACCGCGGTCAACCAGGCGCTCGACCGGCTCGAGGACGGCTTTCGGGTGCAGCGGCAGTTCACCGCCGACGCGGCGCATCAATTGCGCACGCCGCTCACGATTCTGCGCACGCGGATCGAGACGCTTCACGACGGCGCCGCAAGGCAGGCGCTGCATGACGACATCGAGAGCATGAGCCGCATCGTCGCCCAGCTGCTGGAGATCGCCGAACTCGACACCCTGGTGCTCGATCCCGGCGAGACCGCCGACCTGCGCGCCGTCTGCGCCGAGGTGGTCGGCGCCATCGCGCCGTTCGCGATCGCGCAGCACAAGGACATCGCGCTGAGGGGCACCGACGCGCCGGTGCTGATCCACGGCAATTCCGAGATGCTGCAGCGCGCGATCTTCAACCTCGCCGAAAACGCCATCAAGTTCACGGCCAAGGACACGTCCGTCGACGTCGAGGTGCGCGAGAACGGCGAGGTGCGGGTGCGCGATCGCGGCCCGGGCATCAAGGAAGGCGAGCGCGAGCTGATCTTCCAGCGCTTCTGGCGCGCCGACCGCCAGCGCAGCGACGGCGCGGGATTGGGGCTCTCGATCGTGCGCGCCGTGGCGGATGATCACGCGGCGACGATCGCGGTGGAAAATCTCCCGGGCGGCGGCGCGGAGTTCACGCTGCGGTTCACGCTGGCGGAGAAGACGGTGTTTTTACCCTCTCCCCTTGTGGGAGAGGGGGGCTCGCCGCGGTAGCGGACAGACGCCGCTATTTCAGCTTGCCGGTCGACAGATCCATGATCATGCGCGTGGCCAGATAGAGGCGCGGCACGATGCTGTTGAGCTGCACATATTCGGCATCGTTCGAATGCGCGCCGAAGCCCGACAGGCCCATGCCTTCGACCACGGCCCCGTTGGTCTTGAGCGCGGCAAATGCAGCGTCGGTGCCGCCGCCGTTGGCCTTCTCGTCGACCTTGAGGGCCAGTCCGATCTCCCCATAGATCGTCTTGCCGTAGGCCGCCACGCGGCGCGAGGCGTCATTGGCTTCGAGCGGCGGGCGACGCACCTCGAATTTCAGGTCGACTTTGGAGTCGGGCAGCAGGCGATTCTTGATCTTGTCCTGAAGCGCCTTCTCCAGCTCGTCGAAATCCGCCACCTTGAGCGCGCGCGCATCGGCCTGGGCCGTGGCGTCGGCAGGGATCACGTTGCGGTTGGTGCCGGCCTTGGACACCGTCCAGTTCAGTTTCAGGCCCTGTTCGGGCTTCGACAGGTCCTTCATCTGGAGCACCTGGTGCGAGAGCTCATACAGCGCGTTGACGCCGCCCTCGGGCCGGGCGCCCGCATGCGACGACTTGCCATGCACCGTGAGATAGGCCGAGCCGATGCCGCTGGTGGCGAGGCGCAGCGTGCCGTCGGTGCCGCCGCCTTCGAACGAGAACACCACGTCCTGATCCGCGGCGAAGCGGGTGATGGTGCTGCGCCAGCCCGGCGAGGAGATCTCCTCGTCGCCGTTGGTGAGCACGGTGAGCGTGCCGTAATCCCTGAAGTTCAACTTCTGGAGCAGGGCCACGGTGTGGAGAATGAGCGCGACGCCCTGCTTGTCGTCGGCAATGCCGAGGCCGTAGGCCTTGTCGCCGTCGATGCGGAACGGCTGGTCCTTCAACATGCCCTTCAGGTACACCGTGTCCATGTGGGCGATCAGCATGATCTTCTTGGCTCCGCTGCCCTTGAAGACGGCGTGCACGGCCGGGCCGATCTTCTCGGGCGTGTCGTCGAGGCGATAGATGTCGTTGGCTTGCAGGATCTCCACCGTGCCGCCGAGCTGCTTGAGCTGGCCGGCAACGCGCTCGGCGATCTGGTTCAGGCCTTCGATGTCCTTGCTGCCGGATTCGATATTGACGAGATCGCGCAGCGTGTCGAGCAGCGGCTGCTGCTCCTTTTGCGCCAGCGCATGGACATCGGCGACCGGCTCGGCCTGCGCGATGGTCGCCGCACAGGCGAGCCAGAGCGAAGCGATCAGCGGACGGGCGAGCGATAGAGCAGGGTGCGGTCGGGACATGCGGGGCCACCATGGGGTTGGAGGATGGCCCGGTATGCCCATGTTTGTGACGCTTGTCACGCGCGGGTCGCTTCACCCTCTCCCCTTGCGGGAGAGGGTGGCTCGCCGCGATAGCGGCGAGACGGGTGAGGGGTTGTCTCCGCGGGTCGAACTCTCATTCGAGTGCGCGGAGAGAACCCCTCATCCGGCGCTTCGCGCCACCTTCTCCCGCAAGGGGAGAAGGAAGAAAGCGCGCCTCGCTATTTCTGCGGCGGGCCGAGATCCAGCGGTGGCAGGTCGATCTGCGGCACTTCGATCTTGACCTTGTCGAGGTCGACGTTGAGCGGCTTGTCGAGCAGGCCCGTCACCGTGACCGGGAAGACGATCACGAGCAGCACCATGATCATCTGGAGCCCGATCCAGGGGATCGCGCCCCAATAGATGTCGGAGCTCTTCACTTCCTTGGGCGCGACGCCGCGCAGGTAGAACAACGCGAAGCCGAACGGCGGATGCAGGAACGAGGTCTGCATGTTCACGCACAGCATCACGCCGAACCAGATCAGCGCCGCGTCCGGTCCCACCACGGGGGCAAGGACCTTCTGCGCGATCGGCGCGATCATCGGCAGGATGATGAAGGCGATCTCGAAGAAGTCGAGGAAGAACGCCAGGAAGAAGATGAAGAGGTTGATGAAGATCAGGAAGCCCCAGACGCCGCCGGGCAGCGAGGTCAGGAGATGCTCGAGCCAGACGCCGCCGGAGACGCCGAGGAACACCACCGAGAAGCAGGTCGAGCCGATCAGGATGAAGGTGACCATGCAGGTGAGGCGCATGGTGGATTCGTAGCCCTGCTTGATGAGGTCGCGCAGGTCCGGGATGCGCGCGGCCTGGAAGCAGATCCAGGCCACCGCCAGATAGGTCACCGCGAAGGCGAGCTTGAAGATCAGATTCTCGCTGTACAGTATCGCGACGATGGTGCCGATGCCGGCCGCAATCACGCCGAGGAAGAGGATCTTGCGGTCGGACGAGGTGAAGTCCTTGTGGTGGATCGCGGCGAGCACGATGGCGCCGACCGCGCCCATCGCGCCGGCTTCCGTCGGGGTCGCAAGGCCCATCATCATGGTGCCGAGCACGACGAAGATCAGCACGGCCGAGGGAATGATGCCCATCAGGCACTTTTTCCACAGCGCCCAGCCGGTCAGCGTGCGCGCTTCCAGCGGCACCGGCGGCACGTGTCCCGGCTTGATCAGGCCGAGCACGAAGGTGTAGCCGGCGAACAGCATGATCTGGAACACCGAGGGGCCCCAGGCGCCGAGATACATGTCGCCGACCGACTTGCCGAGCTGGTCGGCGAGCACGATCAGCACCAGCGAAGGCGGCACCAGCTGCGTGATCGTGCCGGAGGCAGCGAGCACGCCGGTGATGTACCGCATGTTGTAGCCGTAGCGGATCATCACCGGCATCGAGATCAGCGCCATGGCGATGACCTGCGCCGCCACCGTGCCGGTGATGGCGCCGAGGATGAAGCCGACGATGATCACGGAATAGCCGAGGCCGCCGCGGACCGGGCCGAACAGCTGGCCCATCGAATCCAGCATGTCCTCCGCGAGCCCACATCTCTCCAATATCGCGCCCATGAAGGTGAAGAACGGGATCGCGAGCAGCAGCTCGTTGGAGAGCACGCTGCCGAACACGCGCCCGGGGATCGCCTGGAGGAAGTTGAGGTCGAAGAATCCGAGATGGATGGCGAGGAAGCCGAAGGAGAGGCCGACCGCGGCGAGCGTGAACGCCACGGGGAAGCCGAGCAGCATCGCCAGAACCAGGCCGCCGAACATCAGCGGCGGCATCATCTCCAGCGTAATCATTGGGTCGGCCTCTCGTACTTGGCGTCGATCGTCACATAGCCCTGGAGAGCCGCGATACGCTTGATGACTTCGGAAATACCCTGGAGCGCCAGCATCACGAAGCCGGCGGGGATCACGAACTTGATGGGCCAGCGGATCAGGCCGCCGGCATTGCCCGACATCTCGCCGACGTTATAGGCCTGCATGAAGAACGGCCAGGACAGATAGGCGAGCAGCAGACAGGAGGGGATCAGGAAGAACAGCGTGCCGATCATGTCGAGCCAGAGCTGGCCGCGTTCGGACAGCATCAGATAGAAGATCTCGACCCGGACATGCTCGTTGCGCTTGAAGGTGTAGGACGCGCCGAACATCACCAGGATCGCGAACATGTACCATTGCAGCTCCAACCAGCCGTTGGAGGAGCTGCTGAAGGCATAGCGGATCATGGCATTGGCCGCGCTGACCAGGCACGCCAGCAGCACCAGAATGTTACAGACGTACCCAATCTTTTCATTGAGGGCGTCGATGGCGTTGCTCACCGCCAGAAATGGACGCATCTTGATTCATCTCCGTCGCGGCCCAACACTTCACGGAAGGCATCGGCGCGCATCACTCGGTCCGCATGCAAGAGGCATGTGGTCACACGGATCGTATTCCGGAGCGATTGCGGCGTCAGTCCTCCCCTCGCGCCTTGCCGTCTTGACCGCGACCGCCAACGGGGCGGGCCGGCTTATTGCTGCCGGGCAAGCAAAGGCGGTCGCACCAAACCAGCGGGTTCACGTGCCGTCAATCGGAAAATGGACAAATTGACGCCGGGTCAAAAGCTTAACACCGCAAAAGCTTGGATTAGCGGCGACCGGCTTGAAAGGCCTTCATCCGGCCGATCAAGAACCTGAGCAACTGGCTGGCCGCGTTCGGCAGCTCACGGCCCAACCGGGTTATGATCTGGGCTTCTGCCGATGCGAGCAGCACGTTTTCGACCGGGATGGCAACCAGCGATCCATCCTCCAGGTCGGCCGCAACCGAGAAGGCCGGAAGCAAGGTCACGCCAAGACCGGAGCGAACGAAATGTCGGAGGATGCTGATCGAGGTCGTCGCCAGCTTCGGCGAGAGGCCGACCTTCTCGGATGTTTCAGCCATCGCGAGCAACTGGCGCGTGCCATA includes the following:
- a CDS encoding TRAP transporter small permease subunit produces the protein MRPFLAVSNAIDALNEKIGYVCNILVLLACLVSAANAMIRYAFSSSSNGWLELQWYMFAILVMFGASYTFKRNEHVRVEIFYLMLSERGQLWLDMIGTLFFLIPSCLLLAYLSWPFFMQAYNVGEMSGNAGGLIRWPIKFVIPAGFVMLALQGISEVIKRIAALQGYVTIDAKYERPTQ
- a CDS encoding TRAP transporter large permease subunit, which translates into the protein MITLEMMPPLMFGGLVLAMLLGFPVAFTLAAVGLSFGFLAIHLGFFDLNFLQAIPGRVFGSVLSNELLLAIPFFTFMGAILERCGLAEDMLDSMGQLFGPVRGGLGYSVIIVGFILGAITGTVAAQVIAMALISMPVMIRYGYNMRYITGVLAASGTITQLVPPSLVLIVLADQLGKSVGDMYLGAWGPSVFQIMLFAGYTFVLGLIKPGHVPPVPLEARTLTGWALWKKCLMGIIPSAVLIFVVLGTMMMGLATPTEAGAMGAVGAIVLAAIHHKDFTSSDRKILFLGVIAAGIGTIVAILYSENLIFKLAFAVTYLAVAWICFQAARIPDLRDLIKQGYESTMRLTCMVTFILIGSTCFSVVFLGVSGGVWLEHLLTSLPGGVWGFLIFINLFIFFLAFFLDFFEIAFIILPMIAPIAQKVLAPVVGPDAALIWFGVMLCVNMQTSFLHPPFGFALFYLRGVAPKEVKSSDIYWGAIPWIGLQMIMVLLVIVFPVTVTGLLDKPLNVDLDKVKIEVPQIDLPPLDLGPPQK
- a CDS encoding cell wall metabolism sensor histidine kinase WalK produces the protein MAAAASYGRSPTFKSLIWRIVFLHIVAVAVVAIFLPLVLFWLLNSEVDQLHRDAMRAQAEVLAERIVAQPDGLLTFNLPDSLRGLYSEAYGRYLYDIRDAEGRLLFSSRRKTGAAAAAPPPLSETISGAGVTRIIDGKIIRIRVAEDLAHRDVIIDDIISNFFRRVGWITIPILLVLLATDIIIFRRAIAPLWKASEEASNIGPARTDIRLPTEQIPREIMPLVTAVNQALDRLEDGFRVQRQFTADAAHQLRTPLTILRTRIETLHDGAARQALHDDIESMSRIVAQLLEIAELDTLVLDPGETADLRAVCAEVVGAIAPFAIAQHKDIALRGTDAPVLIHGNSEMLQRAIFNLAENAIKFTAKDTSVDVEVRENGEVRVRDRGPGIKEGERELIFQRFWRADRQRSDGAGLGLSIVRAVADDHAATIAVENLPGGGAEFTLRFTLAEKTVFLPSPLVGEGGSPR
- a CDS encoding M20/M25/M40 family metallo-hydrolase; protein product: MSRPHPALSLARPLIASLWLACAATIAQAEPVADVHALAQKEQQPLLDTLRDLVNIESGSKDIEGLNQIAERVAGQLKQLGGTVEILQANDIYRLDDTPEKIGPAVHAVFKGSGAKKIMLIAHMDTVYLKGMLKDQPFRIDGDKAYGLGIADDKQGVALILHTVALLQKLNFRDYGTLTVLTNGDEEISSPGWRSTITRFAADQDVVFSFEGGGTDGTLRLATSGIGSAYLTVHGKSSHAGARPEGGVNALYELSHQVLQMKDLSKPEQGLKLNWTVSKAGTNRNVIPADATAQADARALKVADFDELEKALQDKIKNRLLPDSKVDLKFEVRRPPLEANDASRRVAAYGKTIYGEIGLALKVDEKANGGGTDAAFAALKTNGAVVEGMGLSGFGAHSNDAEYVQLNSIVPRLYLATRMIMDLSTGKLK